The sequence AAAAATGCAGCGCGAGATCCTCCAGAAGAGCATCACTCGGAGTCGCGCCCTCCTGATACCCGTGCTTCTTCGCGAGGAAAGGCGGGACCAGCAGGGGACCGATCTTGCGATGGGAGGGCCACTGCGCTACGACCTCAAGGGCCCTGCGCACCACGGCGATCATCACCTTCAGGTCGTGGGCATCGCCGAAGTAGTTCATGCGGATAGCTGGGTGAACGGCGGGGTCAGCGCTTTCGAGCACGATCTCGCCTTCACTATGCGGCAACACCGGATTCGCCAGTACGATCATGCTTTCCGCGTTGGCTGCCAAACGCTTCGACGCGTCGTCGAAATACTGATCCGTGTCAACGTTCAGGCACGAATGCCACAACTCGTAGTTGTACCCACAGGGAATGAAAGCGATCTGCGCGTCGTGACTGTGGTGGTCGCCGAGGCCGGTCGAAAACCAGGCACACGCCTCGTAAAGCGAGGAGGACACGAGGCCGCAGCCAGTCTTTTTCCACTCGGCGAGTCGCCGCTCTGCTTCCTGCTTCAGAGCCTGAAGCTCGGCAGGCATCTTCTCATCATCCTGGGGATCCGCGGGCAAAGGTCCGGCGGGGTGGCGAAGGGCGGCAGCTCCCATAGAGAGGCCAACTTCACTCATCGAGACGCCGACCCCTGGCGCCGGAAAGAACAGAGGCACCTGGATGTGGTCCTTTAGGTGCTTGCCAACATGTGGCAAATCGACGAGACACGGAACGCCAATCGTTTCGAGTTCGCGTCTTGGCCCAATACCGGAGAGCAGCAACAAGTGGGGCGAACCGACCGCGCCCGCACTCAAAATCACTTCCTTGCTAGCGATGGCGGCACTGATCTCGCCGGTCGCTTTGCGATACTCGACGCCCTTGGCCTCGATCTGTCCGGGCGAACCCTCCAGTAACACGCGCGTCGCCTGCGCCCCGGTGATGATCGTGAGGTTGGGCCGGTGGTCCGCCTCGCCCTCCAGGAATGCGCGATAGGTGCTCGACCGTTTGCCCTGCCGCGTACTGGTTTGCACGAGCGACACCACACCCGCCGCGCCGCCGCGGTTGCGTCCATTGTAGTCACCGCGCGGGATGCCGGCCGCCTGAGCCGCCTCGACGAATTGGCGGGCGCCTGGGAGTATCGGCGAACGCACGCAGACCCCCATTGGACCAGCGCTGTTGTGCGCCGCCTCATCGATCACGACTTCATCGCACGGCGCGAGCCCTTCGCTCTTCCGGAAGTAGGGCAGCACATCAGCATAGCTCCATCCGGTCGCGCCGCC is a genomic window of Gemmatimonadaceae bacterium containing:
- a CDS encoding GMC family oxidoreductase N-terminal domain-containing protein, with amino-acid sequence MALIEAGERPPDVELMPVACGTMQLNPATDWMYTADPGKAGLGLRGRRVPVPRGKMLGGSSGLNYMAYVRGHPGDFDAWAEGGATGWSYADVLPYFRKSEGLAPCDEVVIDEAAHNSAGPMGVCVRSPILPGARQFVEAAQAAGIPRGDYNGRNRGGAAGVVSLVQTSTRQGKRSSTYRAFLEGEADHRPNLTIITGAQATRVLLEGSPGQIEAKGVEYRKATGEISAAIASKEVILSAGAVGSPHLLLLSGIGPRRELETIGVPCLVDLPHVGKHLKDHIQVPLFFPAPGVGVSMSEVGLSMGAAALRHPAGPLPADPQDDEKMPAELQALKQEAERRLAEWKKTGCGLVSSSLYEACAWFSTGLGDHHSHDAQIAFIPCGYNYELWHSCLNVDTDQYFDDASKRLAANAESMIVLANPVLPHSEGEIVLESADPAVHPAIRMNYFGDAHDLKVMIAVVRRALEVVAQWPSHRKIGPLLVPPFLAKKHGYQEGATPSDALLEDLALHFSLTVYHLTCTCGIGRVVDPRLRVTGVGKLRVADASVMPNVVSGNTNAASIMIGEKAAE